A window of Zingiber officinale cultivar Zhangliang chromosome 5A, Zo_v1.1, whole genome shotgun sequence contains these coding sequences:
- the LOC121981214 gene encoding glycylpeptide N-tetradecanoyltransferase 1-like has product MVVGDNGSSPGEEQILNSDPKAVSDASQGSPESSAAAAAEGGIDMDSFARRIQQALSMGSNQHRFWETQPVGQFKDAGDTSLSEGPIEQPTLVSAVKQEPYNLPALYEWTTCDMDDDHTCTDVFTLLSNNYVEDDENMFRFNYSKEFLQWALRPPGYFKAWHIGVRVKASKKLVAFITGVPARIRVRDEVVRMAEVNFLCVHKKLRSKRLAPVMIKEVTRRVHLENIWQAAYTAGVVLPTPITTCRYWHRSLNPKKLIDVGFSRLGARMTMSRTIRLYKLPEATVIPGFRKMELRDVPAVTRLLRGYLSQFVVAPDLDDNDVEHWLLPMENVIDSYVVESPETHEVTDFCSFYTLPSSILNNQNYSVLKAAYSYYNVATKSSLLQLMNDALIVAKQKDYDVFNALDVMHNETFLKELKFGPGDGQLHYYLYNYRIRNALAPSELGLVLL; this is encoded by the coding sequence ATGGTGGTTGGCGACAACGGCTCCTCCCCCGGCGAGGAACAAATCCTGAACTCGGATCCGAAGGCTGTTTCTGATGCGTCACAAGGGAGCCCGGAATCGTCGGCCGCTGCGGCGGCGGAGGGCGGGATCGATATGGATTCTTTCGCCCGCAGGATCCAGCAGGCGCTATCCATGGGCAGCAACCAGCATCGCTTCTGGGAGACGCAACCGGTGGGACAATTCAAGGACGCCGGCGACACCAGCCTCTCGGAAGGCCCCATCGAGCAGCCGACGCTGGTTTCCGCCGTTAAGCAGGAGCCTTACAACCTCCCCGCTTTGTATGAGTGGACCACCTGCGATATGGACGACGACCACACCTGCACCGATGTCTTCACTCTCCTGAGCAACAACTACGTCGAGGACGACGAGAACATGTTCCGCTTCAATTACTCCAAAGAGTTCCTCCAGTGGGCGCTCCGCCCGCCAGGTTACTTCAAGGCCTGGCACATTGGCGTCCGCGTGAAGGCCTCCAAGAAGCTCGTCGCTTTCATCACCGGTGTACCTGCCAGGATCCGTGTGCGAGATGAGGTTGTCCGGATGGCCGAGGTCAACTTCCTGTGTGTCCACAAGAAGCTGAGGTCGAAGCGGCTTGCACCTGTGATGATCAAGGAGGTCACTAGGCGGGTTCATCTGGAGAACATCTGGCAAGCAGCCTATACAGCTGGGGTAGTCCTGCCGACTCCCATCACGACCTGCCGCTACTGGCATCGCTCGCTGAATCCCAAAAAGCTGATCGATGTTGGTTTCTCTCGccttggagctcgtatgactatGAGCAGAACGATCAGGCTTTACAAGCTTCCTGAGGCAACTGTGATCCCAGGATTCAGGAAGATGGAGCTTCGTGATGTTCCCGCGGTCACCCGGCTGCTGAGAGGATACTTGAGTCAATTCGTTGTCGCACCTGATTTAGATGACAATGATGTGGAGCATTGGCTTCTTCCTATGGAGAATGTGATCGACAGTTATGTGGTCGAGAGCCCTGAGACCCATGAAGTCACAGATTTCTGTAGCTTTTATACACTTCCTTCTTCGATTCTAAATAACCAGAATTACTCAGTGTTGAAAGCTGCCTACTCTTACTATAACGTGGCCACAAAATCCTCACTACTCCAGCTGATGAATGATGCACTGATTGTGGCAAAGCAGAAGGATTATGATGTATTCAATGCTCTTGATGTCATGCACAATGAGACCTTTCTGAAGGAGCTGAAGTTTGGGCCTGGTGATGGGCAACTTCATTACTATTTATACAACTATAGAATTAGAAATGCTTTGGCACCTTCAGAACTTGGGCTTGTTCTTCTGTAG
- the LOC121979841 gene encoding uncharacterized protein LOC121979841: MQLEVYRGRPSTTAPPPPPPPPSSDFRSYSSSYAYSNAGPKELKGNPEFGPSSSSRGVWLFSDPDFQRKRRVASYKAYAVEGKVKGSLRRSFRWLKDKYFRVVYGW, encoded by the coding sequence ATGCAGCTCGAGGTCTACAGGGGCCGCCCGTCGACGACcgcgccacctcctcctcctcctccgccctcTTCCGATTTCAGGAGCTACAGCAGCTCCTACGCTTACTCCAACGCCGGCCCTAAGGAGTTGAAGGGCAACCCCGAGTTTGGCCCTTCCTCCTCCAGCCGGGGCGTCTGGCTCTTCAGCGATCCCGATTTCCAGCGCAAGCGCCGGGTTGCCAGCTACAAGGCCTACGCCGTCGAGGGCAAGGTCAAGGGCTCCCTGCGCCGGAGCTTCCGCTGGCTCAAGGACAAGTACTTCCGAGTAGTCTACGGCTGGTAG